In the genome of Staphylococcus durrellii, one region contains:
- the putP gene encoding sodium/proline symporter PutP, with protein sequence MFTLGSTLASQVNPDWRTYIMLSVYFIILLVIGYYGYKQSTSNISEYMLGGRSIGPYVTALSAGASDMSGWMIMGLPGEVYTTGLSAAWLAIGLTIGAYINYIVVAPRLRVYTEKAGDSITLPDFFRNRLNDKSNVIKIISGAIIVIFFTLYTHSGMVSGGKLFDSAFGLDYHFGLVLVAVIVIAYTFFGGYLAVSITDFFQGVIMLIAMIMVPIVAMMQLSGLDTLSNAADLKPTNLDLFKGTTIIGIISFFSWGLGYFGQPHIIVRFMSIKSVKQLPTARRFGIGWMAISLLGAVIVGLVGISFVNERSVELKDPETLFILMGQILFHPLVGGFLLAAILAAIMSTISSQLLVTSSSLTEDFYKLFRGEQAAKEHEKEFVLVGRLSVVLVSIVSIIIAWSPNDTILNLVGNAWAGFGAAFGPLVLLSLYWKGLSRTGAVSGMLSGAIVVVLWIAFVKPLGTINDFFNLYEIIPGFLTSLIVTVVISKLTKKPDLDVEADINDVKQIIKNT encoded by the coding sequence ATGTTTACATTGGGAAGTACATTAGCAAGTCAGGTAAATCCTGATTGGCGTACTTACATTATGTTATCAGTGTACTTTATCATTTTACTAGTTATTGGTTATTATGGTTATAAACAATCAACTAGTAATATTAGTGAATACATGCTTGGTGGCAGAAGCATAGGTCCATATGTTACTGCGCTTTCCGCCGGTGCATCTGACATGAGTGGTTGGATGATTATGGGGTTGCCGGGAGAAGTTTATACGACAGGTCTTTCTGCTGCATGGTTAGCAATTGGTCTAACGATAGGCGCATACATAAATTATATAGTAGTTGCACCTAGGCTACGTGTATACACTGAAAAAGCAGGAGATTCAATCACCCTACCTGACTTTTTTAGAAATCGTTTAAACGATAAATCAAATGTCATTAAAATAATTTCAGGTGCTATCATCGTAATATTCTTTACTTTATATACACATTCAGGCATGGTATCTGGTGGTAAATTATTTGATAGTGCGTTTGGTTTAGATTATCATTTTGGTCTTGTTTTAGTTGCAGTAATTGTAATTGCTTATACTTTCTTTGGTGGTTATTTAGCTGTTTCAATAACTGACTTTTTCCAAGGTGTAATTATGTTAATTGCAATGATAATGGTACCAATAGTTGCGATGATGCAATTAAGTGGATTAGATACTTTATCAAATGCTGCCGATTTAAAACCAACAAATTTAGATTTATTTAAAGGTACGACAATAATAGGAATTATTTCTTTCTTCTCATGGGGGTTAGGATACTTTGGCCAACCTCATATTATCGTACGTTTTATGTCTATTAAATCAGTTAAACAATTACCAACCGCTCGCCGATTTGGTATAGGTTGGATGGCAATTAGTTTATTAGGTGCTGTAATAGTAGGTTTAGTAGGAATAAGTTTCGTGAACGAGAGAAGTGTAGAATTAAAAGATCCTGAAACTTTATTTATTTTAATGGGACAAATATTATTCCATCCATTAGTTGGTGGGTTCTTACTTGCAGCCATTTTAGCGGCAATTATGAGTACGATTTCATCACAATTACTTGTAACTTCGAGTTCATTAACAGAAGACTTTTATAAGTTGTTCAGAGGTGAACAAGCGGCAAAAGAGCATGAAAAGGAATTTGTGTTGGTGGGTCGTTTATCAGTAGTTTTAGTTTCAATCGTATCAATTATTATTGCATGGTCCCCAAACGATACAATTTTAAATTTAGTGGGTAACGCTTGGGCTGGTTTTGGTGCAGCCTTTGGTCCATTAGTATTATTATCATTGTATTGGAAAGGACTAAGTCGTACTGGGGCTGTCAGTGGCATGTTATCTGGCGCAATTGTCGTTGTATTATGGATTGCTTTTGTCAAACCATTAGGAACTATAAATGATTTCTTTAATTTATACGAAATTATTCCAGGTTTCTTGACTAGTTTAATCGTGACAGTTGTAATTAGTAAATTAACTAAAAAACCAGATCTTGATGTTGAAGCTGATATAAATGATGTTAAACAAATAATTAAAAATACTTAA
- a CDS encoding DedA family protein has protein sequence MEQIITEFIRSWGYVAIAILILLENILPFIPSEIILTFAGLLSEKSDLSIPVLFIISTVASFVGLLILYYISRLVSEQRLYRFVDKYGKWIKLRGKDVAKANDWFKHYGSFAVFICRFIPVLRVLITIPAGINRMNIVKFMLLSLIGTTIWNFLLIYLGKLLSSSWDVLMNALHTYSFIMYIIIFIIIVYIIYHLLKRRRVE, from the coding sequence ATGGAACAAATAATAACTGAATTCATTCGCTCATGGGGTTATGTTGCCATAGCGATATTAATTTTATTAGAAAACATATTACCATTTATACCATCGGAAATTATTTTGACATTTGCAGGTCTATTATCTGAAAAATCCGATTTATCTATTCCAGTATTATTTATTATTTCTACAGTTGCCTCTTTCGTAGGTTTATTAATATTGTATTATATAAGCAGACTTGTTTCCGAACAACGTTTGTACCGATTTGTTGATAAGTATGGTAAATGGATTAAACTTAGAGGTAAGGATGTAGCAAAAGCCAATGATTGGTTTAAGCATTACGGCTCTTTTGCGGTATTCATTTGTAGATTCATTCCCGTATTAAGAGTGTTAATTACTATTCCTGCCGGCATTAACAGAATGAATATAGTGAAATTTATGCTTTTATCACTTATAGGTACTACTATTTGGAATTTCCTACTTATATACTTAGGTAAATTATTAAGTAGTAGTTGGGATGTCTTAATGAACGCTTTACACACTTATTCATTCATTATGTATATCATTATATTTATCATTATTGTTTACATTATTTATCATCTACTGAAACGTCGTAGAGTTGAATAA
- a CDS encoding MFS transporter, which translates to MKEKRSNVRWYFAITFFIIGIIAYMDRSNISVIAKPMMEDLNMNKTHFGLLASLFSLGYALMQVPSGFLAEKYGPKKMLTIALVWWSAFTILTGAVKNHGMLYTVRFLFGVGEAPMYPSNAVFNSFWFAKGEKGRASSMLLAGSYFGPVIAPLITIAIYNAFGWQAVFYIFGAVGLIIAVLWTIIAKDLPEQHKMVNEAEKEYIMNNRDIVSTEKSVAPWNNFLRRFSFYALAAQYFVVQFVISLFLIWLPTYLTEQHGVQLKDLGFASGAPWLVMFILILTAGTVSDKILQQGKSKFMARGVIAIIGFVVFCIALFFALKTDNLVANVIWLSLCLGGIGISMGMSWAAATDLGRNFAGTVSGWMNMWGNIGALLSPLLAGFFADRIGWNNTLMLIMVPVVFAIIMWFFVKPDRSLVQDKTQ; encoded by the coding sequence ATGAAAGAAAAAAGAAGTAACGTTAGATGGTATTTTGCTATCACATTCTTTATTATAGGGATTATTGCTTACATGGATAGATCTAATATCTCAGTTATAGCAAAACCAATGATGGAAGATTTAAATATGAATAAAACACATTTTGGATTACTTGCATCATTATTCTCATTAGGTTATGCATTAATGCAAGTTCCTTCTGGGTTTTTAGCAGAAAAATACGGCCCTAAAAAAATGTTGACGATTGCATTAGTTTGGTGGAGCGCATTTACAATTTTGACTGGTGCGGTAAAAAATCACGGTATGCTATATACAGTTCGTTTCTTATTTGGTGTAGGGGAAGCACCAATGTATCCTTCAAATGCGGTATTTAACTCATTTTGGTTTGCTAAGGGTGAAAAAGGCCGTGCCTCAAGTATGCTGTTAGCTGGCTCCTATTTTGGTCCAGTAATTGCACCGCTCATTACAATCGCAATTTATAATGCTTTTGGTTGGCAAGCAGTATTCTACATATTCGGTGCGGTTGGATTAATAATTGCTGTGTTGTGGACAATCATTGCTAAAGATTTACCAGAGCAACACAAAATGGTGAATGAAGCGGAAAAAGAATACATTATGAACAATCGTGACATTGTTTCTACTGAAAAATCAGTTGCACCTTGGAATAACTTCTTAAGAAGATTTAGTTTTTATGCATTAGCTGCACAATACTTTGTAGTTCAGTTCGTAATCTCATTATTCTTAATTTGGTTACCTACTTATTTAACAGAACAGCATGGAGTTCAACTTAAAGATTTAGGGTTTGCTTCGGGTGCGCCTTGGTTAGTAATGTTTATCTTGATATTAACTGCTGGAACTGTGTCAGATAAAATTTTACAACAAGGTAAATCTAAATTTATGGCTCGAGGCGTAATAGCAATTATTGGTTTCGTTGTATTTTGTATTGCTTTATTCTTCGCGCTTAAAACAGATAATCTTGTAGCTAACGTTATATGGTTATCATTATGTTTAGGCGGAATTGGTATTTCAATGGGTATGAGCTGGGCTGCAGCTACAGACTTAGGACGTAACTTTGCCGGGACAGTATCTGGTTGGATGAACATGTGGGGCAATATAGGTGCTTTACTAAGCCCACTACTAGCAGGTTTCTTCGCCGATAGAATTGGTTGGAATAACACATTAATGCTTATCATGGTTCCTGTAGTATTCGCTATAATAATGTGGTTCTTTGTTAAACCGGATAGATCATTGGTTCAAGATAAGACTCAATAA
- a CDS encoding putative quinol monooxygenase: MITVNAIMKVNPNKREQYLELVSPLIEAANKEEGSLYYEHFEKTDEPNTFAMIERYKDEEAVQAHNNSDHFKHFFANVPELLVAEPNITISTSK, translated from the coding sequence ATGATTACCGTAAACGCTATTATGAAAGTGAACCCAAATAAACGTGAACAATATTTAGAATTAGTGAGTCCATTAATTGAAGCAGCAAACAAAGAAGAAGGTTCTTTATATTATGAACACTTTGAAAAAACGGATGAACCTAATACATTTGCAATGATCGAACGTTATAAAGATGAGGAAGCTGTTCAAGCTCATAATAACTCCGATCATTTTAAACACTTTTTTGCTAATGTCCCTGAATTATTAGTAGCAGAGCCAAACATTACAATTAGTACTAGTAAATAA
- the budA gene encoding acetolactate decarboxylase, with protein sequence MLYQHGTLGTLMAGMLDGTAQIKDILTHGDLGIGTLTGSDGEVIIVDGQAYHANEHNEFKQLNGREMTPFATVTPFNPDLQFDVRVISDQEAVLDEVLHQVNSKNIFIAVKITGKFETMHVRMMPKQEKPYTRLIESAKRQPEYTKEQIYGTVVGFFSPQLFHGIAAGGFHLHFVDDAHTFGGHVLDFEMNSGSVEVSKIETLEQHFPTDNKEFLEADIDYSNISEDISEAE encoded by the coding sequence ATGTTATATCAACATGGTACTTTAGGGACTTTAATGGCAGGCATGTTAGATGGCACGGCTCAAATTAAAGACATACTAACGCATGGTGATTTAGGTATTGGTACATTAACTGGTTCCGATGGAGAAGTTATTATTGTAGATGGGCAGGCTTATCATGCTAATGAACACAATGAATTTAAACAGTTAAACGGTAGAGAGATGACACCATTCGCTACTGTGACACCATTTAATCCAGATTTACAATTTGATGTACGTGTTATTAGTGATCAAGAGGCAGTTTTAGACGAAGTTTTACATCAAGTAAACAGTAAAAATATTTTTATCGCAGTAAAGATTACTGGTAAGTTCGAAACGATGCACGTACGTATGATGCCAAAACAAGAAAAACCATATACAAGACTAATCGAATCAGCAAAACGTCAACCAGAATACACAAAAGAACAAATTTATGGTACCGTCGTCGGGTTCTTTTCACCGCAATTATTTCACGGTATTGCAGCAGGAGGATTCCATTTACATTTTGTAGATGATGCACATACTTTCGGAGGACATGTTTTAGACTTCGAAATGAATAGTGGTAGTGTTGAGGTAAGTAAGATAGAAACATTAGAACAACATTTTCCTACCGATAACAAAGAATTTTTAGAAGCAGATATCGATTATTCTAATATCAGTGAAGATATTTCTGAAGCAGAATAA
- a CDS encoding FUSC family protein — translation MINYLKSLVKFDKIKIDPLKGTRQAILMFIPLIIGYLTDQLQLGLLMSTGTLAHVYVFGGSARSKLRIILYTTIGLSIAIILGSLTVTQPLMFGMLLLVVTVVPYFIFSALNIPGPSSTFFIVAFSLPINLPVAPEEALTRGLTMFAGGLFATLVVIVNILIAKESAEFKAVKNDYTIIKQLVEQFNDETAFSSISRKAVSAFKNADHQFITASLPKGKRSIKFQKLLILHNLAQGIHAELLELNSENNRPLDTEIIEMVNYISDMITNKEKNNTMWRKEVDVSPVYQNLIDYIFRVDEIMHANDEKIAREIDIRVPIYGQHMYQNLTLDSIIFKNTLRYIVIMGISIFVALMFHFDKAYWIPLSAHTVLVGRHTMHSLERAGARGVGTVLGVIALSVILISNPSVPVAIALLALTAGITETFVGANYSFAVIFITIQVLLLNGLASQHLTLSIALPRITDVMVGVIIGAIGLVILGRKTASSMLPSSIGEVVRAEAKIFHYLFSANSYAKQEEGKKEMLLLSVKLSNMSRVYDSANGEIFNHKVSIQNYYPTIYALEEISFMLTRALNNSNHMHINDEQMGEYLLVFENIAKHFDHNNYIVIKELSSLPQYVYIKEALMNIQHNCIHTNNVQSHK, via the coding sequence GTGATTAATTATTTAAAGTCATTAGTAAAGTTCGATAAAATAAAAATTGATCCATTAAAAGGGACGAGACAAGCTATATTAATGTTTATACCACTTATAATTGGTTACCTCACTGATCAATTACAGCTTGGGTTGTTAATGTCTACCGGTACATTAGCGCATGTTTATGTTTTTGGGGGTTCTGCTCGCTCTAAACTACGTATTATTTTATATACAACAATTGGTTTATCAATTGCGATTATTTTAGGGTCACTTACAGTTACTCAACCACTTATGTTTGGAATGTTGTTACTTGTAGTAACTGTCGTGCCTTACTTTATATTTAGTGCGTTAAATATTCCTGGACCTTCTTCAACTTTCTTTATTGTAGCTTTCAGTTTACCTATTAATTTACCCGTAGCACCTGAAGAAGCTTTAACAAGAGGATTAACCATGTTTGCAGGTGGGTTGTTTGCAACGTTAGTCGTTATTGTTAATATTTTAATAGCAAAAGAAAGTGCGGAATTTAAAGCTGTAAAAAATGACTATACTATAATTAAACAATTGGTAGAACAATTCAATGATGAAACAGCATTCTCTTCAATTTCTAGAAAAGCAGTAAGTGCTTTTAAAAATGCTGATCATCAATTTATAACGGCTAGCTTACCTAAAGGTAAAAGGTCGATTAAATTTCAAAAACTATTAATCTTACATAATTTGGCACAAGGGATTCATGCTGAACTATTGGAATTAAATTCAGAGAATAATAGACCATTAGATACTGAAATTATAGAAATGGTCAATTATATTAGTGATATGATAACTAATAAAGAGAAAAATAACACGATGTGGCGTAAAGAAGTTGATGTTAGTCCCGTGTATCAAAATTTAATTGACTATATTTTTAGAGTTGATGAAATTATGCATGCGAACGATGAAAAAATAGCACGCGAAATAGATATTCGTGTGCCAATATATGGACAACATATGTATCAAAATTTAACTTTAGATTCTATTATCTTTAAAAATACTCTAAGATATATTGTTATAATGGGGATTTCGATTTTTGTAGCGCTAATGTTTCACTTTGACAAAGCATATTGGATACCGCTATCTGCACACACAGTATTAGTTGGTAGGCACACGATGCACAGTCTCGAAAGAGCAGGAGCCAGAGGTGTGGGTACTGTATTAGGCGTTATAGCATTATCCGTTATTTTGATTAGTAATCCATCAGTACCGGTAGCTATCGCATTACTCGCGTTGACCGCTGGCATAACAGAAACGTTTGTAGGGGCTAACTATTCATTCGCAGTTATATTTATTACGATTCAAGTGTTATTATTAAACGGCCTCGCATCGCAACATTTAACGCTATCGATAGCGTTACCACGTATTACAGATGTAATGGTCGGCGTCATTATAGGTGCAATAGGGCTCGTTATATTGGGTCGTAAGACTGCTTCGTCCATGTTACCAAGTTCAATCGGAGAAGTAGTAAGAGCAGAAGCAAAAATATTCCATTACCTTTTTTCAGCTAATAGCTATGCCAAACAAGAAGAAGGCAAAAAGGAAATGCTCTTATTAAGCGTTAAGTTAAGTAATATGTCACGCGTATATGACAGTGCCAATGGAGAAATTTTTAATCATAAAGTTTCAATACAAAATTATTATCCAACGATTTATGCTTTAGAAGAAATTAGTTTTATGCTAACTCGAGCTTTAAACAATAGCAATCACATGCACATAAATGATGAGCAAATGGGAGAATATTTACTGGTATTTGAAAATATTGCAAAACATTTTGACCATAATAATTATATTGTTATTAAAGAATTATCATCGTTACCTCAGTATGTTTACATTAAAGAAGCTTTAATGAATATTCAGCATAATTGCATACACACAAATAATGTACAAAGCCATAAATAA
- a CDS encoding DUF2188 domain-containing protein — protein MPWTMEDYPQSWKNFDELERKKAIDIGNAMLKDGYSESDTIPIATKQAESWYKDASQQELDELKNKKITQHQKDSEANPELNERDVHVYFEDDNWKVKTDRAKQASDRFDKKEDAMKRARNIADNRDVEIIEHKKDE, from the coding sequence ATGCCTTGGACAATGGAGGACTACCCACAAAGTTGGAAAAACTTTGATGAACTAGAACGCAAAAAAGCAATTGATATTGGTAATGCCATGCTCAAAGATGGTTACAGTGAAAGTGACACAATTCCAATTGCGACGAAACAAGCCGAATCTTGGTATAAAGATGCTTCGCAACAAGAACTAGACGAACTAAAAAATAAAAAGATTACGCAACATCAAAAAGATAGCGAAGCCAATCCGGAACTTAACGAACGTGACGTACATGTATACTTCGAAGACGATAATTGGAAAGTGAAAACGGACAGAGCCAAACAAGCGTCAGATCGTTTTGATAAAAAGGAAGATGCGATGAAAAGAGCTCGTAATATCGCAGATAATAGAGATGTAGAAATAATAGAACATAAAAAAGATGAATAA
- a CDS encoding FMN-binding negative transcriptional regulator encodes MYIPKYYQLHDYEEIKQFMRNNNFVTIITTEGEKPIATHLPVNIEEHSNVLYISGHFAKGNKQWQTINNNDNILIIFHGPHGYVSSTWYEQEDVPTWDYESIHTYGEGQLLDEEQLAADLTKLLKQYEKHRENGATWDNLSGQTKKQIKGIVGFKIKVTDIEAAYKLSQTRSEQEKRNITSQLNNSDNPMDHILADEIEKQ; translated from the coding sequence ATGTATATCCCAAAATATTATCAATTGCACGATTACGAAGAAATTAAACAGTTTATGCGCAACAATAACTTTGTCACTATAATTACTACTGAAGGGGAAAAGCCAATAGCAACACATTTACCAGTGAATATTGAAGAACACAGTAATGTTTTATATATTTCAGGACATTTTGCTAAAGGTAATAAACAGTGGCAGACGATAAATAATAATGACAATATATTAATTATATTTCATGGTCCGCATGGCTATGTTTCTTCTACTTGGTATGAACAAGAAGACGTTCCAACGTGGGATTATGAAAGTATTCATACATATGGTGAAGGACAGTTGCTTGATGAGGAACAATTGGCTGCAGATTTAACAAAACTATTAAAGCAATACGAAAAGCATCGTGAAAATGGTGCAACTTGGGACAATTTATCGGGCCAAACAAAAAAACAAATTAAAGGTATAGTAGGGTTTAAAATTAAAGTAACAGATATTGAAGCGGCTTATAAACTAAGTCAAACACGTAGTGAACAAGAGAAACGGAATATAACATCACAGTTAAATAACAGTGATAACCCTATGGATCATATTTTAGCTGATGAAATAGAAAAACAATAA
- a CDS encoding GTP pyrophosphokinase, with protein MYVERKPSLHLEELKEDFKHSFSDFNDSDEAFSTLVDFVSLDQIYSSALKEISTKLDILDDNFEHIYKHNPIHHMERRVKQLSSVISKLQRKGYEVSAESAKDNLQDIAGIRVICNYIEDIYAIEKLLLNQGDIELLKRKDYIEYPKSNGYRSLHIVVTVPVFLAEFVEYVPVEIQIRTIGMDMWASLEHQIRYKNEANTEKYRSLLKQCATQITDVEHTMQDIHSEVFEQHSYK; from the coding sequence ATGTATGTTGAACGCAAGCCCTCACTACATTTAGAGGAATTAAAAGAAGATTTTAAGCATAGTTTTAGTGATTTTAACGACTCAGACGAAGCTTTTTCGACTCTTGTAGATTTCGTTAGTTTGGATCAGATTTATAGTTCTGCTCTAAAAGAAATCAGTACAAAATTAGATATTTTAGATGATAATTTCGAACATATATATAAACACAATCCAATACATCATATGGAACGTCGAGTAAAACAATTAAGTAGTGTTATTTCTAAATTACAACGCAAGGGGTATGAAGTATCGGCCGAATCTGCAAAAGATAACTTGCAAGACATTGCTGGTATACGAGTGATATGTAATTATATAGAAGATATTTATGCGATAGAAAAATTATTATTAAATCAAGGAGATATAGAGTTATTAAAACGTAAAGATTATATAGAATATCCTAAAAGCAATGGCTATAGAAGTCTACATATAGTCGTAACAGTGCCTGTATTTCTCGCAGAATTTGTAGAATATGTACCTGTAGAAATTCAAATCCGCACGATTGGCATGGATATGTGGGCGAGTTTGGAACATCAAATAAGATATAAAAACGAAGCAAATACAGAAAAATATCGTAGTTTATTGAAGCAATGTGCTACACAGATTACTGACGTAGAGCATACAATGCAAGATATTCATTCCGAAGTATTTGAACAGCATTCATATAAATAA
- a CDS encoding GntR family transcriptional regulator produces the protein MEFEYPEQWLEGASKGEMIAAEIRLNIVKGTIEPDTLLTENQVAKTYNVSRSPVRDAFKLLKQDQLIHLERMGAEVLPFEDKEKKELYDLRIMLESFAFSRLKEQQIELVVKELSKQLEMMKVAVQFEDAESFTQHDIKFHEVAILASKHQYLKTYWNNLRPVMEALILLSMRHRMQHDKKDFERIHYNHQVFIDAIATQDTTRLRHAFHLNFDDVGEDIESFWLK, from the coding sequence TTGGAATTTGAATATCCAGAGCAATGGTTAGAAGGTGCTTCAAAAGGTGAAATGATAGCAGCTGAAATTCGTTTAAACATAGTTAAAGGTACGATAGAACCTGATACATTATTAACGGAAAATCAAGTTGCTAAAACTTATAATGTTAGTCGATCGCCAGTACGAGACGCGTTTAAATTGTTAAAACAAGATCAATTGATCCATTTAGAACGCATGGGTGCGGAAGTGTTACCTTTTGAAGATAAGGAGAAAAAGGAGCTATACGATTTACGTATTATGTTAGAATCTTTTGCTTTCTCTAGATTAAAAGAGCAACAAATTGAGTTAGTCGTTAAAGAGTTAAGCAAACAATTAGAAATGATGAAAGTAGCCGTACAATTTGAAGATGCTGAATCATTCACTCAACATGATATTAAATTCCATGAAGTAGCCATCTTAGCTTCCAAACATCAATATTTAAAAACTTATTGGAATAATTTGAGGCCGGTAATGGAAGCTCTTATATTGCTATCGATGCGTCATAGAATGCAACATGATAAAAAAGATTTTGAGCGTATTCATTATAATCATCAAGTGTTTATCGATGCGATTGCTACACAAGATACAACGAGGTTAAGACATGCTTTCCACTTAAATTTTGATGATGTAGGCGAAGATATTGAAAGTTTTTGGTTGAAATAG
- the gntK gene encoding gluconokinase: MKYMIGVDIGTTSTKSVLYDEQGNFILKHNIGYPLNTPNVDVSEENPDELFDAVIMTIKYVIRESGINKDDIKLVSFSAQMHSLIAMDNNHKRLTENLTWADNRASKYAEKINQDHNGFDIYQRTGTPIHPMSPLSKIFWMKHEQQQTYNDTAKFIDIKTYIFYQLFEQYVIDQSMASATGILNLETLQWDKEAMQLLEINENQLPEVVPTTHILTGMKKRYATLMGLNEDTPFVVGASDGVLSNLGVNAFKKGEVAVTIGTSGAIRTVIDKPRTDYKGRIFCYVLTEDHYVIGGPVNNGGVILRWLRDELLASEVETAKRLGVDTYDVLTRIASRVKPGAEGLIFHPYLAGERAPLWNADARGSFFGLTLSHKKEHMIRAALEGVLYNLYTVYLALIEVMNETPKSIKATGGFAKSEVWRQMMADIFDTHLSVPESYESSCLGACVLGMKALGEVEDFSIIEDMVGTTNEHEPDQEQVQTYQQLVAIFINLSRSLEERYAEIADFQRNNMTTEK, from the coding sequence ATGAAATATATGATTGGTGTCGACATAGGTACTACGAGTACTAAATCCGTGTTATACGATGAGCAAGGTAATTTTATATTAAAGCATAATATTGGTTACCCCCTTAATACACCGAATGTAGATGTATCCGAAGAAAATCCGGATGAATTATTCGATGCCGTGATAATGACGATTAAATATGTGATTAGAGAGTCAGGCATTAATAAAGATGACATTAAATTAGTATCGTTTAGTGCTCAAATGCATAGTTTAATTGCCATGGATAATAACCATAAACGATTAACAGAAAATCTAACTTGGGCAGACAATAGAGCGAGTAAGTATGCTGAGAAAATAAATCAAGACCATAATGGTTTTGATATTTATCAAAGAACTGGTACACCAATACATCCAATGTCGCCATTATCTAAAATTTTCTGGATGAAACATGAGCAACAACAAACTTATAATGATACAGCGAAGTTCATTGATATTAAAACATATATATTTTATCAGTTATTTGAACAATATGTGATTGATCAATCCATGGCTTCTGCTACTGGAATATTAAACCTAGAAACGTTGCAATGGGATAAAGAAGCAATGCAATTATTAGAGATTAATGAAAATCAACTACCTGAAGTTGTGCCAACAACACATATTTTAACGGGAATGAAAAAACGCTATGCGACACTTATGGGATTGAATGAAGATACGCCATTTGTAGTAGGTGCGAGTGATGGTGTGTTATCAAATTTAGGCGTAAATGCCTTTAAAAAAGGCGAAGTCGCAGTGACGATAGGAACTTCTGGAGCCATACGTACGGTCATTGATAAACCACGTACTGATTATAAAGGGCGCATTTTCTGTTATGTCTTAACCGAAGACCATTATGTTATCGGTGGTCCTGTAAATAATGGTGGCGTAATTTTACGTTGGTTACGAGATGAATTATTAGCTAGTGAAGTAGAAACTGCAAAACGATTAGGTGTTGATACTTATGATGTATTAACTCGAATTGCAAGCAGAGTTAAACCAGGTGCTGAAGGGTTAATATTCCATCCTTACTTAGCAGGTGAACGTGCACCATTATGGAATGCTGACGCACGTGGATCTTTCTTTGGGTTAACTTTATCTCATAAAAAGGAACATATGATACGCGCTGCATTAGAAGGGGTGTTATATAACCTTTACACTGTTTATCTGGCACTAATTGAAGTTATGAATGAAACACCAAAATCAATTAAAGCTACAGGTGGATTTGCTAAAAGTGAAGTGTGGCGTCAAATGATGGCTGATATTTTTGATACGCATTTAAGTGTCCCTGAAAGTTATGAAAGTTCTTGTTTAGGCGCTTGTGTACTAGGTATGAAAGCATTGGGAGAAGTTGAAGATTTTTCAATTATTGAAGATATGGTCGGTACCACTAATGAACACGAACCTGATCAAGAGCAAGTACAAACGTATCAGCAGTTGGTTGCTATATTTATTAATTTAAGTCGTTCATTAGAAGAGCGTTATGCTGAAATAGCGGATTTCCAACGTAACAATATGACAACAGAGAAATAA